From one Culex quinquefasciatus strain JHB chromosome 3, VPISU_Cqui_1.0_pri_paternal, whole genome shotgun sequence genomic stretch:
- the LOC6047374 gene encoding ras-related protein Rab-2A codes for MSYAYLFKYIIIGDTGVGKSCLLLQFTDKRFQPVHDLTIGVEFGARMITIDGKQIKLQIWDTAGQEAFRSITRSYYRGAAGALLVYDITRRETFNHLTTWLEDARQHSNSNMVIMLIGNKSDLDSRREVKKEEGEAFAREHGLVFMETSARTAANVEEAFINTAKEIYEKIQEGVFDINNEANGIKIGQQHSPTNPSLGSGNNPGGQSSSGCC; via the exons GCGTCGGCAAGTCCTGCCTGCTGCTCCAGTTCACCGACAAGCGCTTCCAGCCGGTCCATGACCTGACGATCGGGGTCGAGTTCGGCGCCCGGATGATCACCATCGACGGCAAGCAGATCAAGCTGCAGATTTGGGACACGGCCGGCCAGGAGGCGTTCCGGTCGATCACGCGCTCGTACTACCGCGGGGCGGCCGGCGCCCTGCTCGTGTACGACATCACGCGCCGCGAGACGTTCAACCATCTGACGACCTGGCTCGAGGACGCCCGGCAGCACTCCAACTCGAACATGGTCATCATGCTGATCGGCAACAAGAG TGATTTGGATTCGCGCCGTGAGGTCAAGAAGGAGGAAGGTGAGGCGTTCGCTCGGGAGCACGGACTGGTGTTTATGGAAACGTCGGCTCGTACGGCGGCGAACGTGGAGGAAGCGTTCATCAACACGGCGAAGGAGATCTACGAGAAGATCCAGGAGGGCGTGTTTGACATCAACAATGAG GCTAACGGCATCAAGATTGGCCAGCAGCACTCGCCAACCAACCCATCCCTCGGCAGCGGCAACAATCCGGGCGGTCAGTCGAGCAGTGGTTGCTGTTAA